A window from Neobacillus sp. PS3-40 encodes these proteins:
- a CDS encoding helix-turn-helix transcriptional regulator, whose translation MDQQEFGQYIYNLRKKKKMSIRMLEDLSGVSNSYISQIENGIRRPSPDVLKKLYAPLDISYVELMVGAGHWSEDELLEAFNENEVFKEQVDLEEFLNKNNITFKGVIITDHDKKLIKFYLETLCSDRTKED comes from the coding sequence ATGGATCAACAAGAGTTTGGTCAATATATATACAATCTTAGAAAAAAGAAAAAAATGTCTATTAGAATGTTAGAAGATCTTTCGGGTGTATCTAATTCTTATATATCTCAAATTGAAAACGGTATTAGAAGACCTTCCCCAGATGTTTTAAAAAAATTATATGCTCCTCTGGATATTTCGTATGTTGAGTTAATGGTGGGTGCCGGACACTGGAGCGAAGATGAATTATTAGAGGCATTTAATGAAAATGAGGTTTTTAAAGAACAAGTTGACCTAGAAGAATTTTTAAATAAAAACAATATAACTTTTAAAGGAGTTATTATTACTGACCACGATAAGAAACTAATAAAATTTTATCTTGAAACACTTTGTTCTGATAGAACTAAGGAGGACTAA
- a CDS encoding helix-turn-helix domain-containing protein, whose protein sequence is MTIKEAAPYIGSSEYKLREMARQKEIAHYRVGNRIMFRKVMLDEWISKQEQENVREKV, encoded by the coding sequence ATGACTATAAAAGAAGCAGCTCCTTATATTGGATCATCCGAATACAAATTGCGTGAAATGGCTCGACAAAAAGAAATAGCGCATTACCGGGTCGGAAACAGGATTATGTTTCGCAAAGTTATGCTTGATGAATGGATTTCCAAACAAGAACAGGAAAACGTCCGTGAAAAAGTCTAA
- a CDS encoding helix-turn-helix domain-containing protein, whose product MIDIKFNEDELKALYLEEVQKRLDKIELQSLLMDSKQLCRMLSLSWPTVEKMFLRDPNFPSIRIGSKWLFNRREVERYINLWSIEIKKKSKGA is encoded by the coding sequence ATGATTGACATTAAGTTTAACGAAGATGAACTAAAGGCTTTATATCTCGAAGAAGTTCAAAAGCGATTAGATAAAATTGAACTTCAATCATTGTTAATGGATTCTAAACAACTTTGTAGGATGCTTTCGTTATCATGGCCAACAGTTGAGAAAATGTTCCTCAGGGATCCTAACTTTCCCTCAATTCGAATCGGTAGTAAGTGGTTATTCAACAGGAGGGAAGTAGAGCGATATATTAATCTTTGGTCAATTGAAATTAAAAAGAAAAGTAAGGGGGCCTAA
- a CDS encoding replication protein: MANVQLEKGFTRIANELLEATQNYKFTLNQYKIIQAVWRYTYGYDRKEHIFSLSFLEKTTNLTRTRISESLKGLIEKKVLLEIQKGGGRRSKVLSFNKNYDDWEIEKYANSSLQNDTTRGQRNDTTRGLQDDTKYKELKRKSLKKKNNLDLRIQGNVFLNIYNQHFFNKFGKQHMKVTEIKHDLILNELESIDEILTDSEKFEDIVFYHFANLPKGNDGNILAFLPAFKRYFKEIILGG; this comes from the coding sequence ATGGCAAACGTTCAACTAGAAAAGGGCTTTACCAGGATAGCCAATGAATTATTGGAAGCTACCCAAAACTACAAATTCACATTAAATCAATACAAGATTATCCAGGCCGTTTGGCGGTACACCTATGGATATGACCGAAAAGAACATATTTTTTCATTAAGTTTTTTAGAGAAAACCACTAATTTAACAAGAACTAGAATTAGTGAAAGTTTAAAAGGTCTTATAGAAAAAAAGGTGCTCCTGGAAATTCAAAAAGGCGGCGGGAGACGTTCAAAGGTTCTCTCCTTTAACAAAAATTATGATGATTGGGAAATTGAAAAATATGCAAATAGTAGTCTACAAAACGATACTACTAGAGGTCAACGAAACGATACTACTAGAGGTCTACAAGACGATACCAAGTATAAAGAACTTAAAAGAAAATCTTTAAAGAAAAAAAACAACTTGGATTTGCGAATCCAAGGTAATGTTTTTCTGAATATTTATAATCAACATTTCTTTAATAAGTTTGGGAAACAACACATGAAGGTCACAGAAATAAAACATGATTTAATTTTAAATGAGTTAGAAAGTATTGATGAAATATTAACTGATTCCGAAAAATTCGAAGATATAGTATTTTATCATTTTGCAAATTTACCAAAAGGCAATGACGGAAATATCTTAGCTTTTTTACCAGCTTTCAAAAGGTACTTTAAAGAAATTATTTTAGGAGGCTAA
- a CDS encoding ArpU family phage packaging/lysis transcriptional regulator, producing MYILKSLSTAEKLKIRKAVEKELERYQLYKTTAFFNRETNITSSYEPRYHGPTNHTSDQTGNAAVHNADEQDKRAALCERMEKAIERLPEKERLLIEKRYTDNESQYTTNYQIYCFEFDPPISEVTFNTIRNRAILKLALILGIDCGVDLQL from the coding sequence ATGTATATCTTAAAATCCTTGTCTACTGCAGAGAAATTAAAAATCAGAAAGGCTGTTGAAAAGGAACTAGAACGTTACCAGCTATATAAAACAACAGCCTTTTTTAATCGAGAAACAAACATTACATCTTCTTATGAACCTCGTTATCATGGCCCAACAAATCACACTAGTGACCAGACAGGAAATGCGGCTGTACATAATGCGGACGAGCAAGATAAGCGCGCTGCCTTATGTGAACGAATGGAAAAGGCTATTGAACGATTGCCAGAAAAAGAACGGCTTCTTATCGAGAAAAGGTATACAGATAACGAGAGCCAATATACAACAAATTACCAAATATATTGCTTTGAATTTGATCCACCAATCAGCGAGGTAACTTTCAACACCATTCGAAACAGAGCCATTTTAAAACTTGCTTTGATCTTGGGGATTGATTGTGGTGTTGATTTACAACTGTAA
- a CDS encoding phage major capsid protein, giving the protein MNRLEQIRNRMGEIRHLLESDDKSIDLNALDVELRSLNQEKVDIEKREAEKAGTVTSFGFLNSVPGQEQRSKEFEQRAELFENGKAVKLSLEESQIRSISIAGGNVALQTQASQQLQPVFNEVSSLVDLVHSFPIPGGESYNQGFVVSSGSADYSAEGADYHDNDEIETDFVNIVKAKITTYFELPEEVQKLGGNQYMTFAHQAALTAVRKKMSQQIIVGTGGTNSLLGIFNAPLNVMPATVDLTVTQIDNQTLDEIVFKHGGDESVEGGAYLILNKQTLAEFSKLRATTGQRLYTIKLDKNGNSGSISSEDSFEVPFIINSVIKSFDDAAVGEYFMAYGKPAAYEMPLFSGLEIQESKDFKFKSGQIAIKASVFAGGNTCCYKGFTRIKKG; this is encoded by the coding sequence ATGAATAGACTCGAACAAATTCGTAACAGAATGGGTGAAATCAGACACTTACTTGAAAGCGACGATAAATCAATTGATCTAAATGCACTTGATGTAGAGTTAAGATCTCTTAATCAAGAAAAAGTAGATATTGAGAAACGTGAAGCTGAAAAAGCTGGAACAGTCACTTCTTTCGGTTTTCTGAATTCAGTGCCAGGACAAGAACAACGGAGTAAAGAATTTGAGCAGCGTGCAGAGTTATTTGAGAATGGTAAGGCCGTAAAGCTAAGCCTTGAGGAATCACAAATTCGTTCAATTTCAATAGCTGGCGGTAATGTCGCTCTACAAACACAAGCAAGCCAACAATTACAGCCTGTATTTAACGAAGTAAGTTCCCTCGTTGACCTGGTTCATAGTTTCCCAATCCCCGGGGGAGAATCCTATAACCAAGGGTTTGTTGTTTCAAGTGGATCAGCTGATTACTCTGCTGAAGGTGCTGATTATCACGATAATGATGAGATCGAAACAGATTTTGTCAATATCGTTAAAGCAAAAATCACTACTTACTTTGAACTTCCAGAAGAAGTCCAAAAGTTAGGTGGTAATCAGTATATGACTTTCGCTCACCAAGCAGCTTTAACAGCTGTAAGGAAAAAAATGTCTCAACAGATTATTGTTGGTACTGGTGGTACAAACAGTTTACTAGGAATCTTTAATGCTCCATTAAACGTTATGCCAGCAACAGTTGATCTGACAGTAACTCAAATTGATAATCAAACTTTAGATGAAATTGTTTTCAAACATGGTGGAGATGAATCTGTAGAAGGTGGAGCTTATCTAATTTTAAATAAGCAAACACTAGCGGAATTTTCTAAACTTCGTGCTACGACTGGACAACGTTTATACACCATCAAACTTGATAAGAACGGAAATTCCGGATCGATTAGCAGTGAAGATTCGTTCGAAGTACCATTTATCATTAACAGTGTAATTAAAAGCTTTGACGATGCAGCTGTAGGCGAATATTTTATGGCTTATGGTAAACCAGCTGCTTATGAAATGCCGTTATTCAGTGGACTTGAAATTCAAGAATCAAAAGATTTCAAGTTTAAGAGTGGTCAGATTGCTATTAAAGCTAGTGTATTTGCAGGTGGAAACACTTGTTGCTATAAAGGTTTTACCCGGATTAAAAAGGGCTAA
- a CDS encoding tape measure protein, with amino-acid sequence MAGGRVISAVLTLRDRDFSSNARRAGNGITDLDRRLRRTGNQVSRFRETAVSSFSSVAKGVAGLAAGYVSLKAVEGVASSAINAASSMEQYRNTLNVVMKDQKKAAEMMKWSVDFANRTPFETDSVVQATVKLQSYGLQAKKVMPGIGNMASVMNKDLDQAVEAVADAQTGELERMKEFGITKSMIAKQAGTMYRHQQIINNKGQIVDQQKFNNAMFSLMNDRFKGGMATQANSFKGVMSTITGVWKTGLASMAGISATGEIMKGSLFDVVKQKAKVFGDYIQKLANDGTFTKIGVKIGDGLKTAGHWFNVVKDNAVQMYVNAKPGIEWIKNTGLPGMKDGIGFVLDKAKGLYNFISGNWSLIGPVVAGVAASIATFKVGVMAITTSLKIWKGVTNAVAIAQGLLNGTLALTPLGWIVIGVGAVVAAGILLYKNWDTVKTKMSSVWKSIETGAAKMVNGTIDKLNWLIKKINLIPGIKIPIIPKVYWGSKTEKAGGINNSGAVSGAYLATHKNVPKNALGTSYFTGGPSLINERGGEIVDLPGGSRVYPHDKSVKMAKSEGKSIVINKIEVHAKGTTVNDIVRELVPQLKLALSNM; translated from the coding sequence ATGGCTGGTGGAAGGGTTATATCAGCAGTATTAACACTTAGGGACCGTGATTTTTCCTCTAATGCTAGGCGAGCTGGAAACGGCATTACCGATCTTGATAGACGTTTAAGACGGACAGGTAATCAAGTTAGTCGTTTTCGTGAGACAGCAGTTTCAAGTTTTTCAAGTGTAGCGAAAGGTGTAGCGGGACTTGCTGCAGGGTATGTAAGTTTAAAAGCTGTTGAAGGTGTCGCAAGTTCTGCTATTAATGCAGCTTCATCAATGGAGCAGTACAGGAATACCTTAAATGTGGTAATGAAGGACCAAAAAAAGGCAGCGGAAATGATGAAATGGTCTGTTGATTTTGCTAATAGAACACCATTTGAGACAGATTCAGTTGTTCAAGCGACTGTTAAACTCCAAAGTTACGGACTGCAAGCCAAAAAAGTAATGCCTGGTATCGGAAATATGGCATCTGTTATGAATAAAGATTTAGACCAGGCAGTTGAAGCAGTGGCAGATGCCCAAACTGGCGAGCTTGAACGCATGAAGGAATTCGGGATTACCAAAAGCATGATTGCCAAGCAAGCTGGAACGATGTACCGGCATCAACAAATCATTAACAACAAAGGGCAAATAGTGGATCAGCAAAAATTTAATAATGCAATGTTTTCACTTATGAATGACCGTTTTAAAGGCGGAATGGCAACTCAGGCAAACTCCTTTAAGGGTGTAATGTCCACCATTACAGGCGTTTGGAAAACCGGATTAGCCTCTATGGCTGGTATTAGTGCTACAGGTGAGATTATGAAAGGCAGCTTATTCGATGTAGTTAAACAAAAAGCAAAAGTTTTTGGAGATTATATTCAAAAATTGGCTAATGACGGCACCTTTACCAAAATTGGAGTGAAAATCGGTGATGGATTAAAAACGGCAGGTCATTGGTTTAACGTAGTAAAAGATAATGCCGTCCAGATGTATGTAAATGCAAAACCCGGTATTGAATGGATTAAAAATACTGGATTACCTGGAATGAAAGATGGTATTGGATTTGTATTAGACAAAGCTAAGGGATTATATAATTTCATATCAGGTAACTGGTCATTAATTGGACCTGTTGTCGCTGGTGTGGCTGCGTCAATAGCAACCTTTAAAGTCGGTGTGATGGCTATTACTACATCATTAAAGATATGGAAAGGTGTTACAAACGCTGTGGCCATAGCACAGGGACTGTTAAATGGTACGTTGGCTTTAACTCCTTTAGGATGGATCGTTATAGGAGTCGGTGCTGTTGTAGCTGCAGGTATCTTACTTTATAAAAACTGGGATACGGTAAAAACAAAAATGAGTTCCGTCTGGAAAAGTATTGAAACAGGTGCAGCAAAAATGGTTAATGGCACCATCGATAAATTAAATTGGTTGATTAAAAAAATCAATTTAATCCCAGGTATTAAAATTCCAATCATCCCTAAAGTGTATTGGGGATCTAAAACGGAAAAGGCTGGCGGTATTAATAATTCAGGGGCAGTCAGCGGCGCATATCTAGCAACGCATAAAAATGTTCCAAAAAATGCTTTAGGTACAAGTTACTTTACCGGTGGCCCGTCATTAATCAATGAGCGCGGTGGAGAGATTGTGGACTTGCCAGGAGGTTCAAGGGTTTATCCTCATGATAAATCGGTAAAGATGGCAAAAAGTGAAGGAAAGAGCATTGTAATCAATAAAATCGAAGTTCATGCAAAAGGTACTACTGTGAATGATATTGTAAGAGAATTGGTCCCACAATTGAAATTAGCTTTATCTAACATGTAG
- a CDS encoding DUF2577 family protein has product MSIAELAYIIRKEGAYHNSPLPFLGEVSSVDPLKIKTHGIELDDDQFYIVQETEFRVGQTVILFPMPKGKFVAMRVIE; this is encoded by the coding sequence ATGAGTATTGCCGAGTTAGCTTATATAATTCGAAAAGAAGGAGCTTATCATAATTCACCTTTACCATTTTTAGGGGAAGTTAGTAGTGTAGACCCATTGAAAATAAAAACTCATGGAATTGAGTTAGACGATGATCAATTTTATATCGTCCAGGAAACTGAATTTAGGGTAGGTCAAACAGTTATTTTGTTTCCAATGCCAAAAGGAAAATTTGTTGCAATGAGAGTAATAGAGTAG
- a CDS encoding FtsK/SpoIIIE domain-containing protein has translation MGKIKTFIRTQKAKAKLRRAFKSAGLINKFKNGEKEIVVYPMIHDVKFDNEKKSTRYVFTLINGMDPKEVEKKEYVFNQHFGKNIELDGDYKKFELTVYELGLTKDLTYKYEDIASVIEGLKMPIVCGKDRNGQWIVYDAITEPNALISGEPGSGKSTQIRSILSTLIKYKSPEELHLYLGDLKMSEFHLFKGVQHVKNVAIFPDELKRMLTFVYKEMISRSKLLNAAGVMHVDKLPKDKKVPYILLAIDEIVMVMDDKELKKMLVQIDSLGRALGIYNILSLQRPSHDILDTKVRSLLTVRMGFRTTDLSNSKIIGTPGSEKISRETPGRFFLKRDSLEEIQAPYLTEEKAKELLEPYKSSEWENLTESEYEPIESIEEIREEDIFNEVVK, from the coding sequence ATGGGTAAGATAAAAACCTTTATAAGAACTCAAAAGGCTAAGGCGAAGCTAAGAAGAGCCTTTAAGAGTGCTGGACTAATCAATAAGTTCAAAAATGGAGAAAAGGAAATCGTTGTTTATCCTATGATCCATGACGTTAAATTTGATAACGAAAAGAAATCCACTCGATACGTGTTCACTTTAATAAATGGGATGGATCCTAAAGAGGTTGAGAAAAAGGAATATGTATTCAATCAGCATTTTGGAAAAAACATTGAACTGGACGGAGATTATAAAAAGTTTGAATTGACGGTTTATGAGTTAGGGCTTACAAAAGACCTAACCTATAAATACGAGGACATAGCAAGCGTTATAGAAGGTTTAAAAATGCCTATTGTGTGTGGTAAGGATCGTAACGGTCAATGGATTGTTTATGATGCCATCACTGAGCCAAACGCTTTAATAAGTGGTGAGCCAGGGAGCGGAAAGTCTACACAAATAAGATCCATTCTAAGCACACTCATAAAATATAAATCTCCTGAAGAACTTCACCTTTACCTGGGTGATTTAAAAATGAGTGAATTTCATTTATTCAAAGGTGTGCAGCACGTTAAAAACGTGGCCATATTTCCGGATGAATTAAAAAGGATGCTTACCTTTGTTTATAAAGAAATGATCAGTCGTAGCAAATTATTGAATGCAGCTGGTGTTATGCACGTTGATAAATTACCAAAGGATAAAAAGGTCCCTTATATTCTTTTGGCCATAGATGAAATTGTTATGGTAATGGATGATAAAGAATTAAAAAAGATGCTTGTACAAATCGATTCATTAGGTCGTGCACTTGGAATCTATAATATTTTATCGTTGCAACGTCCTTCACACGACATACTTGATACAAAAGTGCGGTCATTGTTGACAGTCCGAATGGGTTTTCGAACTACTGATTTATCAAACTCTAAAATTATTGGTACACCAGGTAGTGAAAAGATCAGCAGGGAGACTCCAGGAAGATTTTTCTTGAAAAGAGATAGCTTAGAAGAAATCCAAGCACCTTATCTAACTGAGGAGAAAGCGAAAGAACTTTTAGAGCCATATAAGTCTAGTGAATGGGAAAACCTCACAGAGAGTGAATATGAGCCTATAGAGAGCATTGAGGAAATAAGGGAAGAAGATATCTTTAATGAGGTAGTCAAATGA
- a CDS encoding antA/AntB antirepressor family protein has protein sequence MHSNFEKQIGMTEYGFVENIDFIAIAQKRATAQGNITTFTDHHIKLDMAKEIDFIPVSEKIR, from the coding sequence TTGCATTCCAATTTTGAAAAGCAAATTGGAATGACTGAATATGGATTTGTTGAAAATATTGACTTTATAGCTATCGCTCAAAAAAGAGCAACAGCTCAAGGCAATATCACAACATTCACTGACCACCACATCAAACTAGATATGGCTAAAGAAATCGACTTTATTCCAGTTTCGGAAAAAATCAGATAA
- a CDS encoding helix-turn-helix transcriptional regulator — MFGFFGIGKSRSELGKWLDDRGISQTWLAQKSGVNRNTINALTSGDTDRAPTTRTISKILKAIREVDPAAKVDDFWSM, encoded by the coding sequence GTGTTCGGATTTTTTGGAATAGGAAAAAGTAGAAGTGAGTTAGGAAAATGGCTTGATGATAGAGGAATTTCTCAAACATGGCTAGCTCAAAAATCTGGGGTAAACAGAAATACAATAAACGCTTTAACTTCTGGTGATACTGATCGAGCACCGACAACTAGAACAATCAGTAAAATTCTTAAAGCAATTCGTGAAGTTGATCCAGCTGCTAAAGTTGATGATTTTTGGAGTATGTAA
- a CDS encoding tyrosine-type recombinase/integrase, whose protein sequence is MKGHLYRRNCTCKKKKCTCSAKWAYVVDVGIDPITGKRKQKSKSGFLTQQEAEAAANALIYELNQGTYLEETDKTFSDFAKEWLPIYSESKDVKPGTIRVRLHEIGKLLPYFAQLKLKDITRKMYQDALNDLKDQGLSDSTREGINRTGRMIFRKALELELIKKDPTEFAYVKKDKKTIEQLEEEEVPNYLEKEELALFLDTAKQNGLEHDYLAFLILAYTGIRVGELVALKWKDIDIINYTISITKTYYNPNNNALEYKLVPPKTRKSRRKIVVDRLVIQALKEHKEIQNHVIKRLGNDYYNKDFIFAKMERQFGYPIVIKNVRDRMKRLLRIAGLNEELTPHSLRHTHTSLLAEAGVSLEQIMDRLGHTDDQITKNVYLHVTEDMKKEASQKFAELMRSLR, encoded by the coding sequence ATGAAAGGACATCTTTATCGAAGAAACTGCACTTGCAAAAAGAAAAAATGCACTTGCAGTGCAAAATGGGCATATGTCGTTGATGTCGGGATAGACCCAATCACTGGAAAAAGGAAACAGAAGTCTAAAAGCGGTTTTCTGACCCAACAAGAAGCTGAAGCAGCAGCTAATGCTCTTATTTACGAGTTAAATCAAGGGACTTATTTAGAGGAAACAGACAAAACTTTCAGCGACTTTGCTAAAGAATGGCTTCCTATCTACAGTGAATCGAAGGATGTTAAGCCCGGAACAATTCGGGTTCGACTCCATGAAATCGGAAAATTGTTACCCTATTTTGCTCAATTGAAATTGAAAGACATTACAAGAAAGATGTATCAAGATGCTCTCAATGATTTAAAAGATCAAGGGTTATCTGATAGTACGAGGGAGGGAATCAATCGAACAGGGCGAATGATTTTCCGAAAGGCATTAGAACTTGAGCTAATTAAAAAAGACCCTACCGAATTTGCTTACGTTAAAAAAGACAAGAAAACGATTGAACAACTGGAAGAAGAGGAAGTGCCAAACTATCTTGAAAAAGAAGAACTTGCCCTGTTTTTAGATACAGCAAAACAAAATGGGCTGGAACATGATTATTTGGCGTTTTTAATCTTGGCCTATACTGGAATCAGAGTTGGGGAGTTAGTTGCTCTCAAGTGGAAAGATATTGACATTATAAACTACACCATAAGCATTACCAAGACTTATTACAATCCAAATAATAATGCCTTGGAGTATAAATTAGTCCCACCGAAAACCCGAAAGTCTAGACGAAAAATCGTAGTAGATCGATTAGTTATTCAAGCTTTAAAAGAACACAAAGAAATTCAGAATCATGTTATCAAGCGGTTAGGGAATGATTACTATAATAAAGACTTTATCTTTGCAAAGATGGAGCGACAGTTCGGTTATCCCATCGTGATTAAAAATGTGCGAGACCGAATGAAAAGGCTGCTTAGAATAGCTGGCCTAAATGAAGAGTTGACTCCGCATAGTTTAAGACACACTCATACTTCACTGCTTGCCGAGGCAGGAGTTTCACTTGAACAGATTATGGATAGGCTTGGTCACACTGATGACCAGATTACAAAAAATGTCTACCTCCATGTCACAGAAGACATGAAAAAAGAGGCCTCTCAAAAGTTCGCTGAACTCATGAGAAGCCTCCGTTAA
- a CDS encoding AraC family transcriptional regulator, protein MIVIRPKRLAPFVEKIIWQGKGSKEPYIVYPDIFNVMGFQNLGHINVLNGDQSKKLESTGITGIDSAPKTFQGTENISSVLVFFKPEALFQWKKIHPREVAGTSIGLMDFWMKESDWERILNIQDQRPYQFLELIEKMLWKEFKAVETDPWISWVVNQIISTHGSIRINELAQDVVLSRRQFGRKFTEKIGVSPKTFSQIVQFQYAINLANTRNKLVDIAFEAGYTDQSHFIKEFRKHTASIPSEFFRFNKDNVPFLQD, encoded by the coding sequence ATGATAGTCATTCGTCCAAAGAGATTAGCTCCATTTGTAGAAAAAATAATATGGCAAGGTAAGGGATCAAAAGAACCTTATATAGTTTATCCTGATATTTTTAATGTAATGGGTTTTCAAAACCTTGGCCATATTAATGTATTGAATGGTGATCAAAGTAAGAAACTTGAAAGTACAGGAATAACAGGTATTGATTCAGCTCCAAAAACTTTTCAGGGTACAGAGAATATTTCTTCTGTATTAGTGTTTTTTAAGCCAGAAGCTCTTTTTCAGTGGAAAAAGATTCATCCTAGAGAAGTGGCAGGAACAAGTATTGGTTTAATGGATTTTTGGATGAAAGAATCTGACTGGGAAAGAATCTTAAATATACAAGACCAAAGGCCATATCAATTTTTAGAACTAATAGAAAAAATGTTATGGAAAGAATTTAAAGCTGTAGAGACTGACCCTTGGATTTCATGGGTTGTAAATCAAATAATATCGACACATGGCTCAATTCGAATTAATGAATTAGCCCAAGATGTAGTTCTTAGCAGAAGGCAATTTGGACGAAAATTTACTGAAAAAATAGGTGTTTCTCCTAAGACATTCTCACAAATTGTACAATTTCAATATGCCATAAATTTGGCTAATACAAGAAATAAATTGGTAGATATAGCTTTTGAAGCTGGATATACTGACCAATCACACTTTATAAAAGAATTTCGAAAGCATACTGCTTCAATACCAAGTGAATTTTTTCGTTTTAATAAAGATAATGTCCCATTTTTACAAGATTAA
- a CDS encoding DUF1398 family protein: protein MNDKITESEFQEIIRRRSNGVIDFPQFLDELVQRGINEYEIEVATGQATYKGVYSEFKTDSQANLIISVNFNKNKVLEAITNISLPFLDFLQEIAEAGIVTYRVFIQEKKVIYLGIRGEEIEEQLRI from the coding sequence ATGAATGACAAGATAACAGAAAGTGAGTTTCAAGAAATTATACGCAGAAGAAGTAACGGTGTCATAGATTTCCCCCAATTCCTAGATGAATTGGTACAAAGAGGGATAAATGAATACGAAATAGAAGTTGCAACGGGGCAAGCCACATATAAAGGAGTATATTCAGAGTTTAAAACAGATTCTCAAGCAAATTTAATAATTTCAGTCAATTTTAATAAAAATAAGGTACTTGAGGCAATCACTAACATTTCTCTTCCTTTCTTAGACTTCTTACAAGAGATTGCTGAAGCAGGAATTGTCACCTATCGTGTGTTTATACAAGAAAAAAAGGTTATATACCTTGGTATTAGAGGGGAAGAAATTGAAGAACAGCTTAGAATATAA
- a CDS encoding DNA alkylation repair protein, whose translation MILINSYVDELVKLYTQHIDLDYANWSKNYLRNQFDFLGIRTPIRRKLTKQFFREFGVPTKENLKDIILTLWERSEREYQKAALDMLEKVKVDLTPEDMPWLSSLLVNKAWWDTVDVLSPHIMGYMFTAYPKLISQYADQWILAENFWLQRSALLYQLYYKNRTDEKRLFQYILIRANSEEFFVQKAIGWVLREYAKTNPLVVKSFVSVNDLKPLSRREALKNL comes from the coding sequence ATGATTTTAATAAATAGTTATGTTGATGAACTTGTTAAACTATATACCCAACATATTGATTTGGATTATGCTAACTGGTCTAAAAACTATTTGAGGAACCAGTTTGACTTTTTAGGGATTCGAACACCAATACGCCGAAAACTTACGAAACAGTTCTTTCGTGAATTTGGTGTCCCGACAAAAGAAAACCTAAAAGATATCATTCTTACATTGTGGGAACGTTCAGAAAGAGAGTATCAAAAAGCAGCCCTCGATATGCTTGAAAAAGTTAAAGTAGATCTCACCCCCGAAGATATGCCTTGGTTAAGTTCCTTATTAGTTAATAAGGCATGGTGGGATACTGTGGATGTGCTTTCCCCTCATATAATGGGGTATATGTTTACAGCCTATCCAAAACTAATTTCTCAATATGCAGATCAATGGATTTTAGCTGAGAATTTTTGGTTACAAAGGTCAGCGTTACTATATCAGCTTTATTATAAGAATAGAACCGATGAAAAGCGGTTGTTTCAATATATTCTTATTAGGGCTAATAGTGAAGAGTTTTTTGTTCAAAAAGCAATAGGATGGGTGTTGAGAGAATATGCAAAAACTAACCCCTTAGTTGTAAAAAGTTTTGTTTCTGTAAATGATTTAAAGCCACTTAGCAGACGAGAAGCGTTGAAAAATCTTTAA